AGGGCAATAGAACACTTTACGCCCAGACAGCTCTACTTTAACAATGGTTCCCCCACCACGAAGGCAAGGTTCGCCTTCCCTGTCATACACTTTGCATTGATCATTGTACGCACCAGTCACCGTATCACCCGTCATAAAGGGGATTTCCATATATCCGCCAGTATCGGTAGCTTCTGTTAGAACCTTACGAACTGCCTCATACAGACGGGCGATAGAGTCCTTCGTCAATGTCTGAATTAGTACCGTCGGCAACAGTTTGGCCTCATAGGCAATTTCATCCGCATAACAATTACCGATACCTGCAAACACATGTTGATTCACGAGTGTTGTCTTAAGCGCCCCGCGTCTTTTTTTCAGCAATTCCTCAAAGCGTTCCAAAGTCATCCGGCGATCCAGCAGTTCAGGTCCCAGCTTACCCATTAGTGCTTCGCCTTCCTTGACGGATACCAGATGCAAATATCCAAGACGCAGCCCAATGAAATACAAAATATGATCCCCGAAGGCCAGCTCCACCTGCGTGCTGCGTTCCGGTCTTTCCTCCTCCGTTCCATAGAACAGCATTCCGCCCAGCATCAGATGCAGCAAGAGACGTCGGCCATCGTACAGATGGAACAAAATATATTTGGCTCTCCGTTCAACAAAGACCACCCGTGCTCCGAGCAACGCCTCGGCAAAGACGTTCGTTTCTACATTGATGGTTTTCTCTCGGTTCACGGTTACTCCCGTAATTGGCACATTTATAATATGCTGGCTCAGCAGCCTCCTGTAATTCTCCATTTCCGGTAATTCCGGCATGTCTCATCTTCCCTTCTACGTTGGTGAAATATAGCGATTCTGCTATTATAACCCGAGCAGCGCCATTAGTTCAGTTAAATCAGCACAAATATAATCCGGAGTTAGTCCGGTAACGGTCTTATAGTGCTCCAAATTATTTTCTGTAGTTAAACCTGTCAGCACAAGAACCGTACGACAACCCGCCCCTGCACCAGCAGCGATATCCGTCCTCATGTTGTCACCTACTACAATTGCATTCTCGGGATTAATGTTAAGCAATGCGGTTGCGTAAGTCATCAGGTGTCTCTCCGGCTTGCCGATGACAATCGGAGCTACTCCGCTTGCTGCTTCAATAGCTGCACCAATCGTACCCGCGCCGGGCATCACGCCGTCATCCGACGGTAACATGAGGTCAGGATTAGTGAGCACGGAGACGGCACCCTCCATAATCCACCTAGAGGCTTGAGCCAAAGAGTTATATGTAAAAGAGCGATCTATCCCTTGGACAACATATTGCGGAGCTTCGGTTACAAGTGTAAGCCCCACATCCATACATGCCTGATGTAAACCTTCTTCCCCGAATATCGCTACCGTTGCTCCCGGTGTTTCCTCGGACATATATTTCGCTGCTGCAAGAGAGGAGGTACATACCTCTTCAGCCCTAGCTTCTATGCCCATTCCTCGCAGATGCTCCGCTACACTCTCCGGTGTCCGTGAAGAATTATTCGTGACGAATAAAAAAGGAATCCCCGCATCCCGAAGGCCTTTTATTAGATCGTCCGCACCCGGAATTCTGTGTCGGCCATGATACAGCGTTCCATCCAGATCTATCAAAATTCCTTCTATATTGTCCATGAAGGCTCCTCTTTTGGCGTTTTTAATTAATTCATGCCATTAATAGTTAATACGATAAAACTCAAGATATCCGTCTATAGCCTATAAGAAAGTCGAACAGAATCGAAGATGATGCGGTTTCCGCGATATTTGCCACAACTCTGTCACTTCCTGCGCTTTCCCGGAAAATAATTCATTTCCCGCTTACCTCCGATAGATCGGAAAGGCTGTAAATTCCTCCGCTAACTGTGTCTCCGGGAATACCGACCGCGCTTCCTCCAGCAGTGGAACGAGCTCATCAAAAGAGCTGTAGCGGGAGCTGAAATGTGTCAGTAAAAGCCTGCGTGCTCCTGCTTCCTTGGCACACTCAGCAGCTTGAAGTGCTGTACTATGATAATACTGATAAGCCATATCCGTTAGATCTTGAGAAAAGGTAGCTTCATGCAGCAATAAATCGGCATCCAAGGAAAGGTGGAGTGCACCTGGACAAGGTCTTGTATCGCCCAAAATAGTGATCACCCGTCCTCGCTTAGGCTTGCTTAGTACATCGGTAGCGTGTATAGTCTCGCCTTCCTCCGTCATCACATCGAAACCCTTTTTGAGTTTTCCGTATAACGGTCCCGGCTTCAGCCCTTTGGCCTTAAGCAGCTCCGTGTTAAGACTGCCTGGACTGTCTTTTTCAACAATGCGGTATCCGTAGCTGTCAATACGGTGCTCCAATAATCCGGCCTCCACCTTAAAGCCTTCATCCTCAAAGATAAGTCCACCGGTATGCTCTATGATTTCAAGCTTGTAAGGGATACGGGATTGGCTCAGTGAAAGGGAGGTTTCCAGATAAGCCTTGATACCTGGAGGTCCGTAGACCGTAAGGGGACTTGTTCCTCCCTGATAACCCCGACTGGAAATAAGCCCTGGCAGGCCGAACAGATGATCACCATGCATATGGGTAATAAATAACTTCTCCAATTTACCAAGCCGAAGCGGAGACTTAAGCACCTGCTGTTGAGTACCTTCCCCGCAATCAAACATCCAGTAGCTGCGGCGTTCCTCAAGCAAACGCAAGACAATAGAAGTTACATTTCGTTGCAATGTGGGGATACCGGCATTTGTCCCTAAGAAATATAATTCCATAGCTGCCCTCCTATCTTTTCTATACTGTATTCAAAAATCAAAACAGCTGCGCCGTACTTTGTAAGTTTTATCGTTCTAGTATTCCCAGCAAAAAACCTCCCGTAACCGGGAGGTTCCGCTGAAATGAAAATTTTTCATTCAGTCCGGGATTATATAATTGGCTTACAACTATACCTTCTCAACATTGAAATACTGTGCCTCAGGATGAGCAAAGACCATTGCGGATACAGAGGCTTCAGGCTCCATCATGAAACCTTCTGTTAAGTGAACACCGATGTCCTCCGGCAGCAATAGCTTGAAAAGTGGTCCTTGATCCTCCAAATCGGGACAGGCAGGATAACCAAAGGATACTCGGATCCCCTGGTAACGGGCACCGTGTCTTTGCTTCATCGTCATATCCGCGCTATCGGGAAAGCCCCAAATATCACGCATCATATGATGGACACGCTCAGCCAGACCTTCTGCTATCTCAAGAGCAACCGCCTGAAGTGCATGTGAGCGTAAATAATCCCCTTTATCTTTAAGCTCTGTGGAGAGTTCTCTAACTCCATGTCCTGCAGTTACCACCAAGAAACCTACATAATCCATTATGCCGCTGTCTACAGGCTTCAGAAAATCAGCTAGGCACAGATAAGGTTCAACCGCCTGACGTGGGAAGGTGAAGGTGTGAAGCACCTTGTTCACATCCTGCGGATCATATACGAGAATATCATTCCCGCGGGATTGAGCAGGGAAAAATTGATAAATGGCGTGCGGTGTAATCGTACCGTCCATTATCGCCTGCTGCAGGATATCGTCCACGGTTTCTTTTAATTCTACTGTACGTGGATCCCGTGCAGCAAGCTGAGCCTCTACTGAACCCTTCAGACCTAAGTGATGGCCTAACAGCATCTGCATATTCACATAAGGAATTACATGACCCAATGGATAGTTGCGCAGCACGTGACGGTCCAAATCCGGAGGAAGAAAGACGGGAGCATCCGGTGAAATATGAGATCGGACAGCTCTTGTCAGCTTAGGCAGCTCCGGTGAAGGGGCAACCGCTACTGCCGCTTCCGCTTCCTCGCGGATTTCTTCCTGCATTTTAGCCCGTTCATTCGGGTTCATCAACCGGTTGGCGATATCCAAACCATCCATAGCATCCTTGGCATAGAGCACCATCCCGTCATATTCAGGACGAATACGAGTTTTGGTAAACTTGCGCGTCAATGCTGCTCCTCCGACTAGAATCGGAACATCTATTCCTGCCGTACGCAGATCTTGCGCGGTCAGTACCATCTGCTGGGCAGATTTCACGAGCAGCCCGGACAGTCCAATCGCATCCGCTTTTTCACGCCGGAACGCTTCAATAATGTTCTCTGGTGGTACTTTTATACCCAAATTTATAATTTGGTAACCATTATTGGACAGGATGATCTCAACCAAATTTTTGCCGATGTCATGCACATCCCCTTTAACGGTAGCGAGCATGATTTTACCCTTAACTGAGGTCTCGTCCTTCTTCATGAACTGCTCCAGATGATTTACCGAGGCTTTCATCACTTCAGCACTTTGGAGAACCTCCGCAACAATCAATTCATTATTATTAAATAACCGGCCGACTTCTGACATTCCTGCCATAAGAGGTCCATTGATAATTTCAAGAGGGCCGCTTTTGGTTAATGCTTCGTTCAAATCGGGTATTAAGCCTTCCTTCGTTCCTTCCACCACATAAGAAGCCAACCGTTCTTCGAGCGAAAGATTGGAGATTTTCTCTTTCTTCTCTACTTTCTTTTCTCGGAAAGCGGCAACAAATGCGGAAAGCGTCGCATCATTTGTGTTGTAGATTAGTTCCATGGCAAGATTCCGCTCATCTTCGGGAATAGATGCATAACGCTCCACCTTCTCCGTGTTAACGATAGCATAATCAAGCCCAGCCTTTGTACACTCATATAAAAAGACGGAGTTCAGTACTTCACGTCCTGCTTCAGGAAGTCCAAAAGAGACATTACTGATTCCCAGGATCGTATGAACCGCAGGGAGTGCTTCTTTTATCAAACGGATTCCGTCAATGGTTTCCTTAGCAGAGCCGATATATTGCTCATCTCCTGTACCCACTGGGAATACTAATGTATCAAAAATAATATCCTCTGGGTTCAGGCCGTACTTGTTCACGAGCAGATCATAGGAACGTTTGGCAACCTCAAGCTTATCAGAAGCCAGGATAGCCTGTCCGGTCTCATCAATTGTACCTACCACTATCGCAGCACCATACTTATGAATCAGCGGCGTTACCTGCTCGAATTTTTCTTCACCATCTTCAAGATTAATGGAGTTAATAATTGCCTTACCTTGGCAATATTGAAGTGCCAAATCTATAACCTTAGGGTCGGTGGTATCAATCATCAAGGGAACTTTAACCTTCTTGCCAACCAACTCCAGAAAAATCTTGATATCCTCGCTCTCATCCCGGTCAGGGTCCTGTACGCAGACATCAATGACCTGAGCACCGCTCTTGACCTGTGCACGGGCAATTTCTGAGGCTTCCTCATATTTACCTTCAACAATTAGACGCTTAAATTTCCGTGAGCCCAGAACATTCGTCCGCTCTCCAACCATGTATGGACGATTCTCACTCTCGATATAAATAGGTTCAATTCCGGAAAGCGCCGGCGGGTGATTTCCTTCCAATGGACGCGGTGGATACTGTGCCAATTCATCAGCCATCGCACGAATGTGCTCAGGTGTGGTACCGCAGCAGCCCCCAGCGATATTTAACCAGCCCTTTTCGGCAAAAGCACCGATCTTGCGGGCTAAAGATTCCGGTGATTCGTGGTAGTTCCCGTTCTCATCAGGCAGGCCTGCATTTGGATAGCAGCTTACAGCCGCCGAGGAAATCGCTGACAATGAACGAATGTGATCCCGCATAAATTCCGGCCCAGTTGCACAGTTCAAACCAATCGATACCGGGTTCAGATGCTCTAATGAAATATAGAAGGCTTCGATATTCTGTCCGGCGAGTGTTGTTCCCATCGGCTCAATCGTTCCTGAGATCATTACCGGTAGAGTAATTCCTGTCTTCTCAAAAGCATTTCGGATCCCGATGCTTCCAGCTTTAACATTCAGTGTGTCCTGTGAAGTCTCTAGCAGCAGTGCATCCACACGGCCTTCTATTAGAGCT
Above is a window of Paenibacillus wynnii DNA encoding:
- the metH gene encoding methionine synthase, coding for MGTMIQQVPLTDADFGGEELDGCNEMLVLTRPEVIQTIHEQYLEAGADLIETNTFGATSVVLAEYDIPEKAREINLVAAELARKAADKYDTPEHPRYVVGAMGPTTKTLSVTGGVTFKGLVESYEEQAIALIEGRVDALLLETSQDTLNVKAGSIGIRNAFEKTGITLPVMISGTIEPMGTTLAGQNIEAFYISLEHLNPVSIGLNCATGPEFMRDHIRSLSAISSAAVSCYPNAGLPDENGNYHESPESLARKIGAFAEKGWLNIAGGCCGTTPEHIRAMADELAQYPPRPLEGNHPPALSGIEPIYIESENRPYMVGERTNVLGSRKFKRLIVEGKYEEASEIARAQVKSGAQVIDVCVQDPDRDESEDIKIFLELVGKKVKVPLMIDTTDPKVIDLALQYCQGKAIINSINLEDGEEKFEQVTPLIHKYGAAIVVGTIDETGQAILASDKLEVAKRSYDLLVNKYGLNPEDIIFDTLVFPVGTGDEQYIGSAKETIDGIRLIKEALPAVHTILGISNVSFGLPEAGREVLNSVFLYECTKAGLDYAIVNTEKVERYASIPEDERNLAMELIYNTNDATLSAFVAAFREKKVEKKEKISNLSLEERLASYVVEGTKEGLIPDLNEALTKSGPLEIINGPLMAGMSEVGRLFNNNELIVAEVLQSAEVMKASVNHLEQFMKKDETSVKGKIMLATVKGDVHDIGKNLVEIILSNNGYQIINLGIKVPPENIIEAFRREKADAIGLSGLLVKSAQQMVLTAQDLRTAGIDVPILVGGAALTRKFTKTRIRPEYDGMVLYAKDAMDGLDIANRLMNPNERAKMQEEIREEAEAAVAVAPSPELPKLTRAVRSHISPDAPVFLPPDLDRHVLRNYPLGHVIPYVNMQMLLGHHLGLKGSVEAQLAARDPRTVELKETVDDILQQAIMDGTITPHAIYQFFPAQSRGNDILVYDPQDVNKVLHTFTFPRQAVEPYLCLADFLKPVDSGIMDYVGFLVVTAGHGVRELSTELKDKGDYLRSHALQAVALEIAEGLAERVHHMMRDIWGFPDSADMTMKQRHGARYQGIRVSFGYPACPDLEDQGPLFKLLLPEDIGVHLTEGFMMEPEASVSAMVFAHPEAQYFNVEKV
- a CDS encoding Fpg/Nei family DNA glycosylase, with the protein product MPELPEMENYRRLLSQHIINVPITGVTVNREKTINVETNVFAEALLGARVVFVERRAKYILFHLYDGRRLLLHLMLGGMLFYGTEEERPERSTQVELAFGDHILYFIGLRLGYLHLVSVKEGEALMGKLGPELLDRRMTLERFEELLKKRRGALKTTLVNQHVFAGIGNCYADEIAYEAKLLPTVLIQTLTKDSIARLYEAVRKVLTEATDTGGYMEIPFMTGDTVTGAYNDQCKVYDREGEPCLRGGGTIVKVELSGRKVFYCPDCQHEQ
- a CDS encoding HAD-IIA family hydrolase, with amino-acid sequence MDNIEGILIDLDGTLYHGRHRIPGADDLIKGLRDAGIPFLFVTNNSSRTPESVAEHLRGMGIEARAEEVCTSSLAAAKYMSEETPGATVAIFGEEGLHQACMDVGLTLVTEAPQYVVQGIDRSFTYNSLAQASRWIMEGAVSVLTNPDLMLPSDDGVMPGAGTIGAAIEAASGVAPIVIGKPERHLMTYATALLNINPENAIVVGDNMRTDIAAGAGAGCRTVLVLTGLTTENNLEHYKTVTGLTPDYICADLTELMALLGL
- the rnz gene encoding ribonuclease Z, with the protein product MELYFLGTNAGIPTLQRNVTSIVLRLLEERRSYWMFDCGEGTQQQVLKSPLRLGKLEKLFITHMHGDHLFGLPGLISSRGYQGGTSPLTVYGPPGIKAYLETSLSLSQSRIPYKLEIIEHTGGLIFEDEGFKVEAGLLEHRIDSYGYRIVEKDSPGSLNTELLKAKGLKPGPLYGKLKKGFDVMTEEGETIHATDVLSKPKRGRVITILGDTRPCPGALHLSLDADLLLHEATFSQDLTDMAYQYYHSTALQAAECAKEAGARRLLLTHFSSRYSSFDELVPLLEEARSVFPETQLAEEFTAFPIYRR